The genomic segment aaaaaatttatcgaatttttttttcaagatatACTCGACCATCTCATCTCTCGATGTCGCAATCTACAAAATCGATTGCACTAAAGCCATACATAATTACAAAATTAGATACTCCACTCTAAGGCAAAATTGTATTGGAATCTGGTTGGTAAATGTTACACTTGCGCATACATAAGCCATATGGAGAACCCACCAACCACCTACCCACTTAGATTGCCCCTGCCCCACCCCGCTGCCATAGCAATgtaaagaaaaacattaaatgaaaataaaaacaaaaacaaacaaatactccTCGAAACAAATGATAGTAATGAACAATAACACCAACACACATACATTACATACTCACATACATGCATGCACACAAGAGAAACAACATACAAACAATTGCAAGTTTCATTCATGGCAAGTAACAAGGCATTATTAATGGCAGCCCATTGCGACCGCCTGAGACAGAGGCAGTGAGGAAGAAACTCGTATCTCATAATAGGCTTGGCATTTGGCGGCGGTGTGAATGGAGCGGAACCCAACTCGCTTGGTTGGCCAATACCAGCTGCCAGACAACAGCCTCAGCTGGGCCAAAACAACAGCAAGCAAGTGGCACTAACACCAACACCGGCCATTGTCATCTCATCGCTGCACATCTAAAATCTAAATGGAGGCAAGTGAATTTGCTCATGGTCCAACGCAGAAAAACGTTTGCTACCGCATTGTTACGTCGTCTTGACGCGTTTGTCGCTATCGCCCGATGATGGACAATGTGAAAGGTTTGTTTGCTGCCTTCATAAATCTCCTCCGTTGATGGGTGTTGGAGGGATGCATGGCTGGTGATGATGATGGAGTTGGGCCATCATAACAGAAATGTTAACAAAACTTggctaatatgtgtgcaaatgaTAAAAACAAATCATCCGCCCTATCCCGATTATAGTACAATGACCAATTTCAACTATTTCTTCGAGATTTGAACGAAGAGATAGTGTAACAAAGCATGAAGAAGCGACGACTAGGGTTTGAGTTTAGATTATGAATGCTTTATACGACCTACTTTGGCTAACAAGAAATTGTTAATAACTTTAATCAATTAAGCAGAAACTTATTTAGTTCCATTATGGGTCCAATACAATAAATTGACCTATACGAAACTTGGAATTGCATTAGGCATAAAAGGAACGGATGAATGTCCCAAAACATTTTACTGAATGACTAGACCCATTACTCCAATACAgcaacaaaaagtaattgcggattttttaaaagaaagtaaatgcatttttaataaaacttagaatgaactttaatcaaatatactttttttacactttttttctaaagcaagctaaaagtaacagctgataactgacggaagaaagaatgtaattacagagtcacaagctgtgaaaaaatttttcaacgccgactatatgaaaaatccgcaattactttttgggcaacccaaataaAGGAGCTATGGCCatatttgcctactatggcaataagggtcttaaatgataggtatttggcagtagaaacCTAATTTGGTATGCAATTtcgaagccaagtgtttggtaTCTGAAAAGCCGTACCAGCACTACCCAACAGACCTTTTTGTCCTGACCGTGCCAATAAAGAGCTCAGATaaaagagtgaaagaaggcgcagcggagggggCCCTGTCCAGCcatcttatataaaaatcaatttgtgtttgtttgtttgggtgttccttatagactaaaAACCgactgaaccaatttccatgaacttttcattgatggtgcataatgagcccgtggaaaatataattttttgatatctgaaggggggcggaccctcccccttaccctaattttcagaaacgccagatctcgcagatgggtggtgctatttaagtgaaatttagtatgctctcttatagtaccctacgaataaaaaattggtatccaactttcggatggggtacctaggggggccgccccatcctaaaacctaccaaatatatatttagaccaatcgggacaatatgggattcaaatgaaaggtatttaggataagaaaacgtatgtgatatccaattgtcggaccaagtgttagggggaccacccccacccccaaaacaccccataaattggacatatttaccgactatggcaatgtgggactcaaatgaaaggtatttgtgagtagaatacgaatctaatatccaaatgtgggaccacgttgctgggggtccaccccttccccaaaacaccccccaaacaggacttatttactgaccatgggaatatggggcttaaataaaaggtatttgagtgtataatttcaatctgatatccaaatatgggaccaagtgtttcggggtccgcttctccccaaaaacatccctcaaatgggaaaaatttacgaccatagcaatatgggactgaaatgaaaggtctttgggagtaaagcaagtaaataaaagaaggcgcagcggagcgggcccgagtcagctagtaaaatataaaaatatttttttttcatataaaataaaataaaattttttctattaaaaaatttaacttttaaatcagataaaattgaattttaaaacatttattgttcaaaaattttttcatagtcaATGGGTCAATGGATTGCCATAATGTGTTTAACTCATTACAAAATTCTCCATAAACTATACATCTCCTACAAAAAGGTAGCCACTGACTttgaacatttaatttaaaaataccaAACAACTCATTGATAAAACcttaatttaattgtttttatcttTCACATCTATTTATGGATGCAATTTAAAGACCAACTAAcattaacaattttattttttaatgatttcattACAGTATGGAGTCTTTATGATTTTATTGCTGGTAGCTGAGATTGTGGCTGGCGGTTTGGCGGCTTTCTACAAAGAAACGGTAATAATTGTTGCATATTTTGCGTATGAATCGTGCAATCGCTAAAAATATGCACATTCAATTCACTATTtattaatttgaatttaaatttaaacgcattttcttttttttatgcaAACTTAGGCACGCAATGAAAGCAAATCCTTTTTACAATCGACCATCACGAAATTCTACAACACCGCTGAACACACCGATGCTGTAACTCTGATGTGGAATCAAATGATGACAACTTTCGGTTGTTGTGGTGTAGTGGATTATCGCGATTTTGAGGCCTCACCCTCATGGATGGCCAGCAAGGGTAATCGCACCATTCCAGAGGCATGCTGTCGGCTAAAGGATATCAAGAATTTAATACCCGAAGATGATTTCTGTGTGACAAACCCCAGTGAAGCAAACAGTTTCTTTAAAAAGGTAAGTAGGAATATAatacaaattttcacagaagcccaagtaccccttccttaaaaaaggaagttttagtaccctttgccaaaaaagggtggttttaaaaaagaattatattaaaagagtagttttagaacGCCTTAATCCAAACAAAAGGTGCTTTCAGTacctttttttaaaacaaaaggtAGTTTCCCAACAAAAAAGTGTaaatttagtacccattcccaaaagcaagggaagttttagtaccctttcccctggggaagggtagttttagtaccttttccccaaAGCAAGTGTTGTTTTGGCAAGGAAAGGGTGCTACCCTTTCCTTTCCCAAGAAAAGGCTGTTCTCAcacttctttccaaagaaagcgataattttagtaccatttccgtATAGTATTAGTTAGTATTAGTATAATTTCCCAAAACAAAAGGGGGTTTTAGCATCCTTTTCCAACACATACGGTATTTtaagtaccttttcccttgggtaagggtagtttgagtTTCCCAACAAAAAAGGTTaaatttagtacccattcccaaaagcaagggtagttttagtaccctttcccttggggaagggtattagtaccttttcccttggcGAAGGTTAGTTTTAATACCGTTTCCATAAGGCAAGTGTGGTTTTGGCacctttttccaaagaaaagagtacttttagcacccttttcccAAGAAACGGGCCGTTTTCACATTTCTTCCCAAAGAAAGagattagtaccatttccccaaAGAACAGGTAGTATAAGTATGATTTCCCAAAACAAAAGGTGGTTTTAGCATCCTTTTCCAACACTTACGGtatttttattaccttttcccttggggaaggatacttttgggaaaggttagttttagtactttttctcttagataagggtagtttgagtactctttcccttggggaaggatagttttagtaccatttccgctggggagggaagttttattaccttttccctTTGAGAAGAAAGTTTTTgtaccttttccttggggaacggtagttttagcactATTTCCCTTagataagggtagttttagtacattttcccatggaaagagtcgttttagtaccttttttctttgaggaagggtagttttagttcctttTCCCCtggggaagtgtagttttagtactttttcccttTTCCCTTGAGAAGGCTAGTTtaagtaccttttcccttgagaaggctagttttagcacattttcccttggggaagactACTTTTAGTATATTTTCCCTtagaaaggctagttttagtaccttttcactTGGATATGGCtaattttagtacattttcccttGGGGAGGGCTTAATTAAGTACCAcctttttccttggggaaaggtagttttagtaccatttccgctgaggaagggtagttttagttcctttTCCCCTGggcaagtgtagttttagtactttttcccttggggaaaagTAGTTTAGAATTTTTTGCCTTGGGGAAGGCTAGTTTAaataccttttcccttgggaagggtagttttagcaccttttcccttggggaaggctttttttagtatcttttcccttggagaaggctaattttagtacctttttccttgGGGAGGGTTAAATTAAGTACCAcctttttccttggggaagggtagttttattaccatttccgCTGGGGAGGgaagttttattaccttttccctTTGAGAAGGAAGATTTTgtaccttttccttggggaacgGTAGTTTTAGCGCTAATTCCCAtggataagggtagttttagtacattttcccatGGGGAGAgtcgttttagtacctttttccttgaggaagggtagttttagtaccatttcccctggggaagtgtagttttagtactttttcccttggggaaaagTAGTTTAGAATTTTTTGCCTTGGGGAAGGCTAGTTTAaataccttttcccttgggaaggagggaagttttattaccttttccctTTGAgaaggaagttttagtaccttttccttgggaaacggTAGATTTAGCActatttcccttggaaaagggtagttttagtacatttttccaTGGGAAGAGTCGTTtaagtaccttttcccttgagAAGACTAGTTTTAGCACCTTTTCCCTTGAGAAGACTAATTTTAGCACCTTTTCTCTCCGGGAAGGCTATTTTTAGTATCTTTTCCCttggaaaggctagttttagtaccttttcccttggagATGGctaattttagtacctttttccctTGGGGAGGGCTAAATTAAGTACCGTTTCCCAAAataaggggtagttttagtaccatttcctaaaataaaaggtattttcagtaccctttcccaaaaagggtagttttagcacccattTCCAAAATAAAgtatagtttttgtacccttttccaaaataaagGGTAGTTTGTGTTCCATTTCCCAaaataagggtagttttagtaccctttcccaaaataaggggtatttttagtaccttttcccaaaatgAAAGGTAAGTATAGTACTTTTCCCAATATacagggtatttttagtaccctgtcCAAAATaaaaggtggttttagtaccacttCCCATaataaaggatagttttagtaccaaaataaaGAATGGTATAGTACCCtgttgcaaaataaaataagggTACTGAACACCCTATCCCAAAATAGAAGATGGTTAAGTACTTTTCCCTGGAGGAATGGTAATTTTAGTTCCAATTCACAAaataaagtgtagttttagtaccccttcccaaaatacagggcagttttagtaccctttccgagATTAAAATGTAGTTTCTACCTTCTACCTTCTCACCAAAataaggggtagttttagtaccctgttgCAAAATAAAGTgtactttagtaccctttaccaaaaaagggtagttttagtacctgttcccaaaataaagggtagttttagtacttttcccttggagaagggtaattttagtactgaTCCCAAAATAAACGGTAGTTTAAGTACTTGTTAAGTAAATGTTGATttctctttcccaaaacaaagggaagttttaggaccctttcccaaaataaggGTAGTTTGtgtaccatttcccaaaatgaaaggtagttttagtaccctttcccaagaaaagggtagttttactaccttcTCCTCaaaataaagggtagttttagtaccctgttcCAAAATAAaggttaattttagtacccttccccaaaaaagggtagctagttttagtacttttcccTTGAAGAGTAATTGTAGTACTGACCCCAAAATAATGGGTAGTTTAAGCACTTGTTCCCAAAataaaagggtatttttagtaccctttcccaaaatgaaatttggttttagttctctttcccaaaataaagggtagtttttgctCCCTTACCGAAATAAAGGTAGTTTTTGACCATTTCCCACaataaatggtagttttagtaccattttccaaaatacagcgtagttttagtaacatttcccaaaataaagggtagttttagtaccctgttcCAAaataaagggtggttttagtacttttcccttggggaagggtaatttaAGTACCTGTTCCCaaaataaagggtagttttggttccctttccaaaaataaacggtagctttagtactttcccttggggaaggatatTTTTAGTACCTGGTCCAAAAATAAACGGTAGTTTAATAAAGGTTGCTTTTGGCACTCCTTTCCAAAAAGGCTAGTTTtatcaccctttcccaaaataaagggtggttttagtacactttcccaaaataaagAATAGTATTAGTACCCCTTCccagaaaagggtagttttagtacctttttctcaacataaagggtagttttagtaccctttcccaaaaagggtagttttaggaccTTCTCCCTAAATAAAGGGAGAgcggtagttttagcaccctttccctaataaagggtaattttagtacactttcccaaactAAACTGTAGTTTTAGTaattttcccttgggaaagggaagtttcactacgctttcccaaaatacagGATAGttttacaatcccatggcagccggttgtatgtaccggattgacccgatgaattccttcatcggcaagggctgccgcttcagtgtaccacacactgctactacaacaacaacaacaacaacaggatagttttagtaccctttccgaaaatagagtgtagttttagtactctttccgaaaaaaggtggttttagtacattttccctaACAAAGGgttattttagtaccctttccgaaaataaagtgtagttttagtaccctttcccaaaataaagtgtagttttagtaccctttctcaaaaaagggtagatttagtaccttcTCCCtaaataaagggtagttttagtaccctttcccaaaaaaagggtagttttattaccttttcccaaaaggggcagttttagtaccttttccccaataaagggtaattttagtaccctttaccaaacTAAACGGTGATTTTAGTACTTTTCTACTGGGGAAGATTaaatttagtatccttttccaaaatcaaaggtagttttagtaccctatcccaAAATAAGGGGAAGTTTTAGTAGCCTGTTTCAAAATAAGGGGAAGTTTTTCGTACCAGTTTCTTAAAGAAGCGatctttagtaccattttctttaagaagggtacttgaataaatttttctttatgaaGGGTACTTAAGAATCATTTCCTTCAAGAAGGATATTTTAGTGCCATTTTGTTCAAGATGGAtactttagtaccatttcccttttAAAGGAaacgactgcagttgcagctatgGAGCATCTCACTATTCGAAACCTGTggaagcgcccggtagctcccaacTGAGCTTCTAGTGTAGACGTTGAacatcacacaaatcggagctcagatTTCCAACCACTGTGGTGCTCTTAGTCATCCCGTGCCGAATCTTCTTTTATGGCTTTTACTATGAGTGCCAATtttagttaaaatcggttcagatcttggcctatgcaaatgcatttataatcctatattctcaaatttcgattttctcaGTGACTCCCACAATATATACGGATTTTggtcaaacatttttatttgaaattttaaaaaattttaattacaacGTCTTTGCCCGCATATCGTagagtggtgtagggtatcaaaaactCTGCTTTGACCTGTTTTTGACCGTCCTTACTAATAATTTTTTATCTGCATCTTATTTTCTAGGGATGCTATGAAGCCTTTACCGAATGGATAATACTGCATCGTGAGATTATCATAGGCGTTCTGGCTGGCGTTGGCCTTATTCACATATTAGCCATATTCTTGGCCTTTTGCCTGTGTAAATCATTTGCCAAATATCATGGCATGAGACTGTAAACTATGCTGCGTATTTCCTTTCGaactatttataaaattttctaaattgtttttttaaaacttttgatACTTGGACTCTTTTTTTCGCCAAACTTTCTACCatttactttgaaaaaaaagcaaaattatAGCAAAAAGGACCATTTTATAGAAAACAACAGTCAATTTATAAGTTTGAAACCTCAGTTTCTACATTAAAGCTGAGCTAAACCTTGGCAATTGAAAAAaggttttaattgttttattttattttagaaacTAAATCTAAAtgttaaaatgaaaatgaattgttaaatattatttttttagtttttattttttaatatagaaaaaaaacagaCATTGTATTTTTAAAGTTAGTTTTGATAACCAACTGTAAAACAAAGCGTCAGcaaaaaagacaatttttttttgagaatttaaaattttttaaaattgttttaaaatgaaTATCTCCTGTGCACCTCAGAGAAGGAGACAGGGAACTTCATTGTATTATTCATAATTCTTTTTCGTTAAGTTTATTGTTTTTAAGCAAACTTCTCCCAAATTCTTTAgaccttaaaatttttatacaatatatgttttgtattatacttatcaatttaaaaaacaaaacaacaacaaaaaccaacaaaactCCACTTAAAACATCACATTATATattataattttcatatatataatacttatgtatatacatacatattttattgCTTATAGGTATGTGTAAGAATAtatgattttaattaaaatattttttagtttt from the Stomoxys calcitrans chromosome 1, idStoCalc2.1, whole genome shotgun sequence genome contains:
- the LOC106094432 gene encoding tetraspanin-18; translated protein: MGSDCGVWFGKYVLCIFNFLFFILGTIVLGTGIWLAVDKASLIALLKMVESEHIDQFTQPQVIEQMAYVLIAIGGIMFLMSFLGYCGAIRESRCMLSTYGVFMILLLVAEIVAGGLAAFYKETARNESKSFLQSTITKFYNTAEHTDAVTLMWNQMMTTFGCCGVVDYRDFEASPSWMASKGNRTIPEACCRLKDIKNLIPEDDFCVTNPSEANSFFKKGCYEAFTEWIILHREIIIGVLAGVGLIHILAIFLAFCLCKSFAKYHGMRL